A DNA window from Andrena cerasifolii isolate SP2316 chromosome 16, iyAndCera1_principal, whole genome shotgun sequence contains the following coding sequences:
- the Hb gene encoding LOW QUALITY PROTEIN: hunchback (The sequence of the model RefSeq protein was modified relative to this genomic sequence to represent the inferred CDS: deleted 2 bases in 1 codon) — MRGNWDTAEPLVHAPNQQRQQQQQTIVEEQRHPLHSPTTPAWGITDRIVKEEPTEDKNNDSGVSPDHYTSNSASPRSRRSSSAANCSLSPGSATSQDSSNMQCTAFDYTPQAMYKGCGSPIEYAQHHSMGGHRADQAMELVSSTVKQSNEDAELDQDVLQCPVCAFTGVTRLKFTEHLATHCATKCDSQEFVKTVLSHLSAPVPIQEESQLSPSQGERSEHESEEADEPGLRIPRVNSQGKVKTFRCKQCNFVAITKLEFWEHSRSHIKAEKLLTCPKCPFVTEYKHHLEYHLRNHFGSKPFKCDKCSYSCVNKSMLNSHLKSHSNVYQYRCANCSYATKYCHSLKLHLRKYCHQPAMVLNADGSPNPLPIIDIYGTRRGPKQKSLKSQEDASQQSSYGSSNNLQTPLPSPQLAVTPQISPVGHHLPLNHMNGVNPANGMMQTSSVITFPYNHLFAGFPFAHFPVADDNSVEKQLDRIKSNALMDYMKAIDGERALENLPQDLVVRCINGGAPSGLSNGPIKTELPKPNEAPLPAVLGYHEEFTDALATPLDLSKPDGSVQNKPGTNSPRAAGTSRRKGRAVKLDRRVIEEDTDEELQLKHEWQQHPATEQENSFDPGVAGNPGFSDVKASNERNYDRSNEFSCHYCDIAFGNVVMYTVHMGYHGYKDPYTCNMCGHECTDKVSFFLHIARSKHS; from the exons ATGAGAGGGAACTGGGACACAGCGGAGCCTTTGGTACACGCGCCGAATCAGCAAcggcagcaacagcaacaaacCATTGTCGAGGAGCAACGCCATCCCCTCCATTCGCCAACCACGCCCGCTTGGGGTATCACCGATAGAATCGTG AAGGAGGAGCCGACCGAGGATAAGAACAACGACTCGGGCGTGTCGCCGGATCACTACACCAGCAACTCGGCTTCCCCGAGGAGCAGGCGGTCCTCCTCGGCCGCGAACTGCAGCTTGTCGCCGGGGAGCGCGACCTCGCAGGACTCCAGCAACATGCAGTGCACCGCGTTCGATTACACGCCTCAGGCGATGTACAAGGGCTGCGGCTCGCCCATCGAGTACGCGCAGCACCACTCGATGGGGGGTCACCGGGCCGACCAAGCGATGGAGCTCGTCTCCAGCACGGTGAAGCAGTCCAACGAAGACGCGGAGCTCGACCAGGATGTCCTGCAGTGTCCCGTTTGCGCCTTCACCGGAGTCACTAG GTTGAAGTTCACCGAGCACCTGGCGACGCACTGCGCGACGAAATGCGACAGCCAGGAGTTCGTGAAGACGGTGCTGAGCCATTTGTCCGCGCCGGTACCTATTCAAGAGGAGAGCCAACTCTCGCCGAGCCAGGGCGAGCGCTCGGAGCACGAGTCCGAGGAAGCGGACGAGCCCGGCCTCCGTATCCCCCGCGTCAACTCCCAGGGCAAGGTGAAGACCTTCCGGTGCAAGCAGTGCAACTTCGTGGCGATCACGAAGCTGGAGTTCTGGGAGCACAGCCGCAGCCACATCAAGGCCGAGAAGCTGCTGACCTGCCCCAAGTGCCCGTTCGTCACCGAGTACAAGCACCACCTGGAGTACCACCTCAGGAACCACTTCGGCTCGAAGCCGTTCAAGTGCGACAAGTGCTCGTACTCGTGCGTGAATAAGTCGATGCTGAACAGCCACCTGAAGTCGCACTCGAACGTCTATCAGTACAGATGCGCCAACTGCTCTTACGCCACGAAGTACTGTCACTCCCTCAAGCTCCACCTGAGAAAGTACTGCCACCAGCCAGCGATGGTGTTGAACGCGGACGGCTCCCCGAACCCTCTGCCCATCATCGACATCTACGGGACTCGGCGAGGTCCCAAGCAGAAGTCCCTGAAGTCGCAGGAGGACGCGAGCCAACAGAGCAGCTACGGGTCCAGCAACAACCTGCAGACCCCGCTGCCTTCTCCCCAGCTGGCCGTCACTCCGCAGATATCTCCCGTGGGCCACCACCTACCCTTGAACCACATGAACGGCGTGAACCCAGCGAACG GAATGATGCAGACCTCGTCCGTCATCACGTTCCCTTACAATCACCTGTTCGCCGGCTTCCCCTTCGCCCACTTCCCAGTCGCCGATGACAACAGCGTGGAGAAGCAGTTGGACAGGATCAAGTCGAACGCGCTGATGGACTACATGAAGGCGATCGACGGGGAGAGGGCGCTGGAGAACCTGCCGCAGGACCTCGTGGTCAGGTGCATCAATGGTGGCGCTCCCAGCGGCTTATCTAACGGGCCGATTAAAACAGAGCTCCCTAAACCGAACGAGGCCCCTCTGCCAGCGGTCCTGGGGTATCACGAGGAGTTCACGGACGCCCTGGCCACTCCGCTGGATCTCAGCAAGCCCGATGGCAGCGTTCAGAACAAGCCGGGCACGAACTCGCCCAGGGCTGCCGGCACCAGCAGACGCAAGGGCAGAGCCGTGAAGCTGGACCGCAGAGTGATCGAGGAGGACACTGACGAAGAGCTGCAGCTGAAGCACGAGTGGCAACAGCATCCCGCGACCGAGCAGGAAAACTCTTTCGACCCCGGCGTCGCTGGCAACCCCGGCTTCAGCGACGTCAAGGCCAGCAACGAGCGCAACTACGACAGGAGCAACGAGTTCAGCTGCCACTACTGCGACATCGCGTTCGGCAACGTGGTGATGTACACGGTTCACATGGGCTACCACGGCTACAAGGACCCCTACACCTGCAACATGTGCGGCCACGAGTGCACCGACAAGGTGTCCTTCTTCCTGCACATCGCCAGGTCCAAGCACTCGTAG